The following proteins come from a genomic window of Yinghuangia sp. ASG 101:
- a CDS encoding FtsX-like permease family protein — protein sequence MFALALRSLRHRIGGFAASFLAMFLGATVLMAFASMLDTAGGEGVDSTSEETLTTMGTVVGFWGLLLVVFAVSSTLTLSVRQRSAEMALLRSVGATPGQVTRLIVGETAVLAVVAAVLAIVPAMLGGRLLLHLLGSTDQVASDVSFAFGPIALAMGMTITFVAATLAALLTARRAARMNAADAVAAAARDNGGLSRKRIAVGVGFLLLAVNLAVVTATVMKGEGSDAMQTAGQTSIWAAIGLAVLAPALVRRVAGLLAGPLERRGPTGYLTAQNLRRHTGRLAAVVMPVVLFTAIGTATLVMQAVENDAMAASGLSKTNQEKNVETLNFVVIGMIVAFAAIMLVNTLVAATANRRREFAQTRLAGATPRQILDVVVLEGVVLTATGVLFGTLASLTTILPYSYARTGDVLPGTGAGVYLGVVAVAAVLTVATGYAATRRAIRTPAISAVA from the coding sequence GTGTTCGCCTTGGCCCTCCGCTCGCTGCGGCACCGCATCGGCGGATTCGCCGCGAGCTTTCTCGCGATGTTCCTCGGCGCGACCGTCCTCATGGCGTTCGCCTCCATGCTCGACACCGCCGGCGGCGAGGGCGTCGACTCCACCAGCGAGGAGACGCTCACCACCATGGGCACGGTGGTCGGCTTCTGGGGCCTGCTCCTGGTCGTCTTCGCGGTGTCCTCGACCCTGACGCTGTCGGTCCGGCAGCGCTCCGCCGAGATGGCCCTGCTGCGCAGCGTCGGCGCGACCCCCGGCCAGGTCACGCGGCTGATCGTCGGCGAGACAGCGGTGCTCGCGGTCGTCGCCGCGGTCCTCGCGATCGTCCCGGCCATGCTGGGCGGGCGGCTGCTGCTGCACCTGCTCGGGTCCACCGACCAGGTCGCGTCCGACGTCTCGTTCGCGTTCGGCCCGATCGCCCTCGCGATGGGCATGACCATCACCTTCGTCGCCGCCACCCTCGCCGCGCTGCTCACGGCACGTCGCGCGGCCCGGATGAACGCCGCCGACGCGGTCGCCGCCGCCGCGCGCGACAACGGCGGGCTGAGCCGCAAGCGCATCGCCGTGGGCGTCGGGTTCCTGCTGCTCGCCGTGAATCTGGCGGTCGTCACCGCGACGGTCATGAAGGGCGAGGGCTCGGACGCCATGCAGACCGCGGGGCAGACCTCGATCTGGGCCGCCATCGGCCTCGCCGTCCTCGCCCCGGCCCTGGTCCGCCGCGTCGCCGGCCTGCTCGCCGGTCCGCTGGAGCGCCGGGGTCCGACCGGCTACCTCACCGCGCAGAACCTGCGCCGGCACACCGGCCGCCTCGCCGCCGTGGTCATGCCCGTCGTCCTGTTCACCGCGATCGGCACCGCCACGCTGGTGATGCAGGCGGTCGAGAACGACGCCATGGCGGCGTCGGGGCTGTCCAAGACCAATCAGGAGAAGAACGTCGAGACGCTCAACTTCGTCGTGATCGGGATGATCGTGGCCTTCGCGGCGATCATGCTCGTCAACACGCTGGTGGCGGCGACCGCGAACCGGCGCCGTGAGTTCGCGCAGACGCGGCTCGCCGGTGCGACGCCGCGTCAGATCCTCGACGTGGTGGTCCTGGAGGGGGTCGTCCTCACCGCGACCGGCGTCCTGTTCGGCACCCTCGCCTCGCTGACGACGATCCTGCCCTACAGCTACGCCCGTACCGGCGACGTCCTCCCGGGCACCGGCGCCGGCGTCTACCTGGGCGTGGTCGCCGTGGCCGCGGTCCTGACCGTCGCGACCGGGTACGCCGCGACCCGGCGCGCCATCCGCACGCCCGCGATCAGCGCCGTCGCCTGA
- a CDS encoding ABC transporter ATP-binding protein has translation MNPRIATPPTGTGEALRLEGVGKVYGTDENRVVALDDVSLILPSGTFTAVMGPSGSGKSTLLHCAAGLDQPTTGRVFVDGAPMTGGDETALTTFRRERVGFVFQQLNLLPMLTVLQNTTLPQRLAGRKPDEAHAATVLARVGLGDRLGHLPSELSGGQQQRAAIARALVANPRVVFGDEPTGALDTRSAREVLGLLGEAVRTYGQTVVMVTHDPVAASYADSVLFLADGRIVDELPAPTAESVAERMTHLGDLVARRRAAASA, from the coding sequence ATGAACCCCCGAATCGCGACACCGCCCACCGGCACCGGCGAGGCCCTGCGCCTGGAGGGCGTCGGCAAGGTGTACGGCACCGACGAGAACCGCGTCGTCGCGCTCGACGACGTGTCGCTGATCCTGCCGTCCGGCACCTTCACCGCCGTGATGGGCCCCTCGGGCTCCGGCAAGAGCACGCTGCTGCACTGCGCCGCCGGGCTCGACCAGCCGACCACCGGCCGCGTTTTCGTCGACGGCGCCCCGATGACCGGTGGCGACGAGACCGCGCTCACCACGTTCCGCCGCGAACGCGTCGGCTTTGTCTTCCAGCAGCTCAACCTGCTGCCGATGCTGACGGTGCTGCAGAATACGACGCTGCCGCAGCGGCTGGCCGGTCGGAAGCCCGACGAGGCGCACGCCGCGACGGTCCTCGCCCGCGTGGGCCTCGGCGACCGCCTCGGCCACCTGCCGTCCGAGCTGTCCGGCGGCCAGCAGCAGCGCGCCGCCATCGCGCGGGCGCTCGTCGCGAACCCGCGCGTGGTCTTCGGCGACGAACCGACCGGCGCGCTCGACACCCGCAGCGCCCGGGAGGTCCTGGGCCTGCTCGGCGAGGCGGTCCGCACTTACGGCCAGACCGTCGTCATGGTCACGCACGACCCCGTGGCCGCGTCGTACGCCGACTCGGTGCTGTTCCTGGCGGACGGCCGCATCGTCGACGAACTCCCGGCGCCCACCGCGGAATCCGTCGCCGAGCGGATGACGCACCTGGGCGACCTGGTCGCCCGCCGCCGTGCCGCGGCCTCGGCCTGA
- a CDS encoding MFS transporter, with the protein MPAHAHPARETAANKATDPTAPEATPATTPGPPPHRPGSPPPRPGVLLALACLVIFVVILDATIVSVALPGIRDGLDMGATSLPWVVNAYTLAFAGFLLLGGRCCDVFGRRRTFFAGLVLFTAASAACGAAAGAATLVVARVAQGLGGALLTPTTLAIITHTYPEGPRRARALALWSAVGAVGASAGTVLGGVLTEWLDWRWVFLINLPVGAVAFAVAARNLRDHPAARSAPRPRLDVPGAVLATTGLAALLYGLMESSAYVWSAPRVWLPLVGGAVLLAVFAVHQVRWASQPLVPLAVVRARSVASANLVMFLMGLGFFASPVLLSLYLQVARDWSPLRAGMAFLPISVALMVGGLAAGRLIGRWGPRTVAGIGSGLGAVGFGWLALALDAEAGYAESIGLPGIVFGLGIGMCFTPLTVGATSGVAPELAGLASGVINTTRQVSGAVGLAVLTTVTASAGSAYADDHPAAPAAAPLAHGNAVAFACAAAAAALASAGAWLFMKSPGRPRAD; encoded by the coding sequence ATGCCCGCACACGCCCACCCCGCCCGAGAGACGGCCGCGAACAAGGCCACCGACCCGACCGCTCCGGAGGCCACCCCGGCCACCACCCCCGGCCCACCCCCACACCGCCCCGGCTCCCCGCCACCGCGCCCCGGCGTCCTGCTCGCGCTCGCGTGCCTGGTGATCTTCGTCGTGATCCTGGACGCCACGATCGTCTCCGTCGCCCTGCCCGGCATCCGCGACGGACTCGACATGGGCGCGACGTCGCTGCCCTGGGTCGTCAACGCCTACACGCTGGCGTTCGCGGGCTTCCTGCTCCTCGGCGGGCGCTGCTGCGACGTATTCGGCCGCCGCCGCACGTTCTTCGCCGGCCTCGTCCTGTTCACCGCCGCGAGCGCGGCCTGCGGGGCGGCGGCCGGAGCCGCGACGCTCGTCGTCGCCCGCGTCGCCCAGGGCCTCGGCGGCGCGCTGCTGACCCCGACCACGCTCGCGATCATCACCCACACGTATCCCGAAGGCCCCCGCCGCGCACGGGCGTTGGCGTTGTGGAGCGCGGTCGGCGCGGTCGGCGCGTCGGCCGGCACGGTGCTCGGCGGCGTCCTGACCGAATGGCTCGACTGGCGCTGGGTGTTCCTCATCAACCTGCCCGTCGGCGCCGTCGCCTTCGCCGTCGCGGCCCGGAACCTGCGCGATCACCCGGCCGCCCGCTCGGCGCCTCGGCCCCGGCTCGACGTCCCCGGCGCCGTCCTCGCCACCACCGGGCTCGCGGCGCTGCTGTACGGGCTGATGGAGTCGTCGGCGTACGTCTGGTCCGCTCCGCGTGTATGGCTCCCCCTGGTCGGCGGCGCGGTACTGCTCGCGGTCTTCGCCGTCCACCAAGTCCGGTGGGCGTCCCAGCCGTTGGTGCCGTTGGCCGTCGTCCGCGCGCGGTCGGTGGCGAGTGCGAACCTGGTGATGTTCCTGATGGGCCTCGGGTTCTTCGCCAGCCCGGTGCTGCTGTCGCTCTACCTGCAAGTCGCCCGCGACTGGTCGCCGCTGCGCGCGGGGATGGCGTTCCTGCCGATCAGCGTCGCCCTGATGGTCGGCGGTCTCGCCGCCGGCCGGCTGATCGGACGGTGGGGTCCGAGGACCGTCGCCGGGATCGGCTCCGGCCTCGGCGCGGTCGGTTTCGGGTGGCTGGCACTCGCGCTCGACGCCGAGGCCGGTTACGCGGAGTCGATCGGGTTGCCCGGAATCGTGTTCGGTCTCGGCATCGGGATGTGCTTCACCCCGCTCACGGTCGGCGCGACGTCCGGCGTCGCCCCCGAACTCGCGGGTCTCGCCTCGGGCGTCATCAATACGACGCGGCAGGTCAGCGGGGCGGTGGGCCTCGCGGTGCTGACCACGGTCACGGCGTCCGCCGGGTCCGCGTACGCCGACGACCACCCCGCCGCCCCCGCCGCGGCGCCGCTCGCCCACGGCAACGCCGTCGCGTTCGCCTGCGCCGCCGCCGCGGCGGCCCTCGCGTCGGCGGGGGCCTGGCTGTTCATGAAGTCCCCGGGCCGGCCCCGCGCGGACTGA
- a CDS encoding TetR/AcrR family transcriptional regulator: MPQADSPRPYARAQKPGRPATLDRDRIVAAVLLQDFESVTMQGVARTLGVAPSALYRWVRNRDELLDLASVEMGRRIVPDRPPTEDTCREWLVDLARGIRREFTAVPGFAARILTGMHREAGHGPVERAVVEAFRLAGHPPDRARQYWYVFGTAVIGWLAAEQSEFPADPPMDFEVLIEVLLRGTATDG; the protein is encoded by the coding sequence ATGCCGCAGGCCGACTCACCGCGTCCGTACGCGCGCGCCCAGAAACCGGGGCGGCCGGCGACCCTGGACCGGGACCGCATCGTCGCCGCCGTGCTGCTGCAGGACTTCGAGTCGGTGACGATGCAGGGGGTCGCCCGGACGCTCGGCGTCGCCCCGTCCGCGCTCTACCGGTGGGTGCGCAACCGCGACGAACTCCTCGATCTCGCGAGTGTGGAGATGGGTCGCCGCATCGTCCCCGACCGGCCGCCGACCGAGGACACGTGCCGGGAGTGGCTGGTCGACCTCGCGCGCGGCATCCGGCGGGAGTTCACCGCGGTGCCCGGGTTCGCGGCGCGGATCCTGACCGGCATGCACCGCGAGGCGGGCCACGGGCCCGTCGAACGCGCCGTCGTCGAGGCCTTCCGACTCGCCGGCCACCCGCCGGACCGCGCGCGGCAGTACTGGTACGTCTTCGGCACCGCCGTGATCGGCTGGCTCGCGGCGGAGCAGTCGGAGTTTCCCGCGGATCCGCCGATGGACTTCGAGGTGCTGATCGAGGTGCTGCTGCGGGGGACGGCGACGGACGGCTGA
- a CDS encoding VOC family protein gives MVGNGFTTCLWFDGNALEAAEFYVSVFKGGKLGRVTRYTESGPGEPGSVLTVEFEINGQRFMGLNGGPMFQFSEAISFVIDCDDQAEVDHYWSVLSEGGLEQPCGWVKDKYGVSWQVTPTRLIELVTDPDTEKARRATDAMMKMSKIDLAEIEKAYAGA, from the coding sequence ATGGTGGGCAACGGATTCACGACGTGTCTGTGGTTCGACGGCAACGCGCTGGAGGCCGCGGAGTTCTACGTCTCCGTTTTCAAGGGTGGCAAGCTCGGGCGCGTCACGCGCTACACGGAGTCCGGACCGGGCGAGCCGGGTTCCGTGCTCACCGTGGAGTTCGAGATCAACGGGCAGAGGTTCATGGGGCTCAACGGCGGGCCTATGTTCCAGTTCAGCGAGGCGATCTCGTTCGTGATCGACTGCGACGACCAGGCGGAAGTCGACCACTACTGGTCGGTCCTGTCCGAAGGCGGCCTGGAGCAGCCCTGCGGCTGGGTGAAGGACAAGTACGGGGTGTCCTGGCAGGTCACGCCGACCCGGCTCATCGAGCTGGTGACCGACCCGGACACCGAGAAGGCCCGCCGGGCGACCGACGCGATGATGAAGATGTCCAAGATCGATCTCGCGGAGATCGAAAAGGCGTATGCCGGAGCGTGA
- a CDS encoding histone deacetylase: protein MTSPPTPHRPARPEVAPPPAEYVWYAAYGSNMHAYRLGYYLKGGRPPHGTRTYPGCRDATPPSRTLPVVLAGQLYFALESRQWTGGLGLYDPLDPGETPGRAYLVTVPQFSDLVAQEMAAWPGCDLDLTEVIETGTASLGPGRYETLVCPGWLDGFPVLTFTAPWRRADVAWNAPSPAYLRHLGSGLVEAHGWRREQVGDYLSGCSGAAGVWSAEAIAALLPEAGFAG from the coding sequence GTGACGTCGCCGCCGACGCCGCACCGGCCCGCTCGGCCGGAGGTCGCGCCGCCGCCCGCGGAGTACGTCTGGTACGCCGCGTACGGCTCGAACATGCACGCGTACCGGCTGGGTTACTACCTCAAGGGCGGGCGCCCGCCGCACGGCACGCGGACGTATCCCGGGTGCCGGGACGCGACCCCGCCGTCGCGGACGTTGCCCGTGGTGCTGGCGGGGCAGTTGTACTTCGCGCTGGAATCACGGCAGTGGACGGGCGGTCTCGGGCTGTACGACCCGCTCGATCCGGGGGAGACGCCCGGGCGGGCGTACCTCGTCACGGTGCCGCAGTTCTCCGACCTGGTCGCGCAGGAGATGGCCGCGTGGCCGGGGTGTGACCTGGATCTGACCGAGGTGATCGAGACCGGCACGGCTTCGCTGGGCCCCGGGCGGTACGAAACCCTGGTCTGTCCGGGCTGGTTGGATGGTTTTCCCGTGCTCACCTTCACCGCTCCGTGGCGCAGGGCCGACGTCGCGTGGAACGCCCCCTCCCCGGCGTACCTCAGGCACCTCGGCTCGGGGCTCGTCGAGGCCCACGGCTGGCGGCGCGAGCAGGTGGGCGACTACCTCAGCGGGTGCTCGGGGGCCGCGGGGGTGTGGAGTGCGGAGGCGATCGCGGCACTGCTGCCGGAGGCCGGATTCGCGGGGTGA
- a CDS encoding TetR/AcrR family transcriptional regulator: MSSASVPGSVRPGGRTARTREAVLRVAGDVLAEAGFEALDLAEISRRAGVGKTTVYRRWGTPGTLAADLLDDMAAHSAPRSDTGSLAGDLRANALLVVETLTDPRQGRLFRALIAASLCNVHAAEALHRFYAVRIEEWADCVTDAVARGELPVGTDPHAVIAAVSAPLYYALVNTGRPLTETDAIRAAEAACAAARAGTWRLP; encoded by the coding sequence ATGTCGAGCGCGTCAGTTCCGGGGAGCGTCCGCCCCGGCGGGCGAACCGCCCGTACCCGCGAGGCGGTTCTCCGGGTGGCCGGTGACGTGTTGGCCGAAGCGGGCTTCGAGGCTCTCGACCTGGCCGAGATCTCGCGCCGGGCCGGGGTCGGCAAGACGACGGTCTACCGCCGCTGGGGCACCCCGGGCACGTTGGCCGCCGATCTGCTGGACGACATGGCCGCGCATTCCGCGCCCCGTAGCGACACCGGCTCGCTCGCCGGCGACCTGCGGGCCAACGCGCTTCTGGTGGTCGAGACCCTCACCGACCCGCGTCAGGGCCGCCTGTTCCGAGCCCTGATCGCCGCCTCGCTCTGCAACGTTCACGCGGCCGAGGCGCTGCACCGGTTCTACGCGGTACGCATCGAGGAGTGGGCCGACTGTGTCACGGACGCCGTCGCACGCGGCGAACTGCCCGTCGGCACCGACCCGCACGCCGTCATCGCCGCCGTATCCGCGCCCCTCTACTACGCGCTCGTCAACACCGGCCGCCCGCTGACCGAGACCGACGCGATCCGGGCCGCCGAGGCCGCCTGCGCCGCCGCGCGGGCGGGAACCTGGCGGCTCCCGTGA
- a CDS encoding MFS transporter, whose amino-acid sequence MRDAPRPTGPPSADRQPPPPPPTGSQTFGRHLKLVLAVLLVSQFMLAVDFSILNVALPAIGDDLGFSLANLQWIATAFALSAAGFTLVLGRIGDLIGRKRIFLVSIALLGLASLVGGLATGPALLITARVAQGLATAAATPAALALLTTSFPEGPLRQKALGLNGALMSAGFTAGAVFGGILTDLLAWRWAFLVNVPVALAVLVVAPAVVRESRPAVRPRIDLPGAATVTLGLLGLVYGLTQAGEHGWTSTHALSGLLVGAVLLTVFHAVERKTAQPLVPLRVLRRRNVAWGNLLGLLAFATETSLVYLLTLYMQRTLGFSALAAGVSFGVLGLGTVVGGLLAPRVIARFSTVTALVTGGVVQAMATAALLLLGTATTPSMALLLPATFIGGIGNMLVIVGFMVTATSGLPDHEQGLATGLATMSQQVGIALGTPVMSAIVTAATHGETTGDSILHGVMVAVAVNASLVLVGVLIAAAFLRPRRS is encoded by the coding sequence TTGCGTGACGCACCAAGGCCCACGGGACCGCCGTCCGCGGACCGTCAGCCCCCGCCGCCACCGCCCACCGGATCGCAGACGTTCGGCCGCCACCTCAAACTCGTCCTCGCGGTCCTGCTGGTCTCGCAGTTCATGCTGGCGGTCGACTTCTCGATCCTGAACGTCGCGCTCCCCGCGATCGGCGACGACCTCGGCTTCTCGCTCGCGAACCTCCAGTGGATCGCGACCGCGTTCGCGCTGAGCGCTGCGGGCTTCACTCTCGTCCTGGGCCGCATCGGCGATCTGATCGGCCGCAAACGCATCTTCCTCGTCAGCATCGCCCTGCTCGGCTTGGCCTCCCTCGTCGGGGGCCTGGCCACCGGCCCGGCGCTGCTCATCACCGCCCGCGTCGCCCAGGGCCTGGCGACCGCCGCCGCGACACCCGCCGCACTCGCCCTTCTGACGACGTCGTTCCCCGAGGGACCGCTGCGGCAGAAGGCGCTCGGCCTGAACGGCGCACTCATGTCCGCCGGGTTCACCGCCGGCGCCGTGTTCGGTGGGATCCTCACCGATCTTCTCGCGTGGCGCTGGGCGTTCCTCGTCAACGTGCCGGTCGCCCTCGCCGTCCTGGTCGTCGCTCCCGCGGTCGTCCGGGAGTCCCGCCCGGCCGTCCGCCCACGCATCGACCTGCCCGGCGCCGCCACGGTCACCCTCGGCCTGCTCGGTCTCGTGTACGGCCTGACCCAGGCCGGTGAACACGGGTGGACGAGCACCCACGCACTGTCCGGGCTCCTCGTCGGCGCCGTTCTGCTCACGGTGTTCCATGCCGTGGAGCGCAAAACCGCTCAGCCGCTCGTGCCACTACGCGTCCTGCGGCGCCGCAACGTCGCCTGGGGCAACCTGCTCGGTCTGCTCGCCTTCGCCACCGAAACGTCGCTCGTCTACCTCCTCACCCTCTATATGCAGCGCACGCTGGGCTTCTCGGCTCTGGCGGCCGGCGTGTCCTTCGGCGTCCTGGGGCTGGGCACCGTGGTCGGCGGCCTGCTCGCCCCCAGAGTCATCGCCCGCTTCTCCACCGTCACCGCGCTGGTGACCGGAGGAGTCGTGCAGGCGATGGCCACTGCCGCACTGCTCCTTCTCGGCACCGCCACGACGCCGTCCATGGCGCTGCTGCTGCCCGCCACCTTCATCGGCGGCATCGGCAACATGCTGGTCATCGTCGGCTTCATGGTCACCGCCACCTCCGGCCTGCCCGACCACGAACAGGGCCTGGCGACCGGCCTCGCCACCATGTCGCAACAGGTGGGCATCGCTCTCGGCACCCCGGTGATGTCCGCGATTGTCACTGCCGCCACCCATGGCGAGACAACAGGCGACTCCATCCTGCACGGCGTCATGGTCGCCGTCGCCGTCAACGCGTCTCTCGTCCTCGTCGGCGTCCTGATCGCCGCCGCCTTCCTCCGCCCGCGGCGCTCGTGA
- a CDS encoding NAD(P)/FAD-dependent oxidoreductase — MVRTVAVVGGGYGGAAVAKALESEADVVLIDPRDAFVNAAASLRALARPDWAANMFFPFATLLTKGRVVRDRAVSVDPGGVMLASGERVAADYVVLATGSGYAYPAKPQSDAVDDALEDLRRTHGELLRADRVLILGAGPVGLELAGEITEVWPDKRVTVVDPAGELLPGFLPEVVADLRRQLDERGIEVRLGAGLIAAPGIEAGTAGAFSVTTTGGDRISADIWFRAYGVTTNSGYLADGKLTAPTPEGQVPVTEFLTVKGYDHIYAVGDITDVAEAKMAGHAKRHADVVVANITAQLKGERPTATYQPSSIPTMLLPLGSTGGVGQLPSPDGPLAASAAMVSEYKGADLFTGRFVGQFGPTA; from the coding sequence ATGGTGCGTACGGTTGCGGTCGTCGGCGGCGGCTACGGAGGTGCTGCGGTCGCCAAGGCGCTGGAGTCCGAGGCGGATGTCGTTCTCATCGATCCTCGGGACGCGTTTGTCAATGCGGCGGCGTCGCTGCGGGCGCTGGCCAGGCCGGACTGGGCCGCGAATATGTTTTTCCCCTTTGCGACGCTGCTGACGAAGGGGAGGGTGGTACGCGACCGCGCGGTGTCGGTGGATCCGGGCGGGGTCATGCTGGCGTCGGGCGAGCGTGTCGCGGCCGACTATGTGGTGCTGGCGACCGGTTCCGGCTATGCCTACCCGGCCAAGCCCCAATCCGACGCGGTCGACGACGCGTTGGAGGACCTGCGCCGTACACACGGGGAACTGCTGCGAGCCGACCGCGTCTTGATCCTCGGTGCGGGGCCGGTCGGCTTGGAGCTTGCCGGGGAGATCACCGAGGTTTGGCCGGACAAGCGTGTGACGGTCGTCGATCCGGCCGGGGAGCTGTTGCCCGGCTTCCTACCGGAGGTGGTAGCGGACCTGCGGCGTCAGCTCGATGAGCGCGGGATCGAGGTGCGTCTGGGGGCGGGGCTGATTGCCGCGCCGGGCATCGAGGCGGGGACGGCTGGAGCGTTCTCCGTCACGACGACGGGCGGTGACCGGATATCCGCCGACATCTGGTTCCGCGCGTACGGCGTGACCACCAACAGCGGCTATCTCGCCGATGGCAAGCTCACGGCCCCTACCCCGGAGGGTCAGGTTCCGGTGACCGAATTCCTCACGGTGAAGGGGTACGACCACATCTACGCAGTCGGCGATATCACCGATGTGGCGGAGGCCAAGATGGCGGGCCACGCGAAGCGCCATGCCGATGTCGTCGTCGCCAACATCACAGCCCAATTGAAGGGGGAGCGGCCGACCGCCACGTACCAGCCGTCGTCCATACCCACGATGCTGCTGCCGCTGGGGTCGACCGGCGGTGTCGGTCAACTGCCTTCGCCGGACGGTCCGTTGGCCGCGTCGGCCGCGATGGTCTCCGAGTACAAGGGCGCGGATCTGTTCACGGGCCGTTTTGTCGGGCAGTTCGGGCCGACGGCGTGA
- a CDS encoding MarR family winged helix-turn-helix transcriptional regulator: protein MGIAAALVRGAFLVNAVYAEAARDYGLTAQQGQLLCVLMPQPYGMGELSAILGLAKSSLTGLVDRTERNGLVRREGDARDTRAVRVALTPQGSALVREFYAETSRRVEALSAGLGDAERDELDRLLGRVVLDNEVPMVFLDVDSPAFHGAREG from the coding sequence TTGGGGATTGCGGCGGCGTTGGTGCGGGGGGCGTTTTTGGTGAACGCCGTGTATGCGGAGGCCGCGCGGGATTATGGGTTGACGGCGCAGCAGGGGCAGTTGCTGTGTGTGTTGATGCCGCAGCCGTACGGGATGGGTGAGTTGAGCGCGATTCTCGGGTTGGCGAAGTCGAGTCTCACCGGGTTGGTGGACCGTACGGAGCGCAACGGGCTGGTCCGGCGGGAGGGGGACGCGCGGGATACGCGGGCGGTCCGGGTCGCGCTGACGCCGCAGGGGAGCGCGCTGGTACGGGAGTTCTACGCCGAGACGTCCCGGCGGGTGGAGGCGCTGTCGGCGGGGTTGGGTGACGCCGAGCGGGACGAGCTTGATCGCCTGCTCGGGCGCGTGGTGCTGGACAACGAGGTTCCGATGGTCTTCCTGGACGTGGACAGCCCGGCCTTCCACGGTGCCCGCGAGGGGTGA
- a CDS encoding HNH endonuclease signature motif containing protein: MAIADAVRRAIVGGHRTVVVRARVGQGVFRVRLLEEQGEICAFTGPAPWAVLEAAHLYSYATTGVHHDDGGLLLRRDIHRLFDLGHIAVQPERLVLHISEELAEYHSYRPLHGVPIQTPLVEGQRRWLAEHWRVHREPSA; the protein is encoded by the coding sequence GTGGCGATCGCGGACGCGGTGCGCCGGGCCATCGTCGGTGGGCACCGGACCGTCGTTGTCCGTGCTCGCGTCGGTCAAGGTGTCTTCCGCGTTCGACTGCTCGAAGAGCAAGGCGAGATCTGCGCGTTCACCGGACCGGCGCCCTGGGCTGTCCTGGAGGCTGCGCACCTCTACAGCTACGCGACGACCGGCGTGCACCACGACGACGGTGGGTTGTTGCTGCGCCGCGACATACACCGGCTCTTCGACTTGGGGCACATCGCGGTGCAGCCGGAGAGGCTGGTCCTGCACATCTCGGAGGAACTCGCGGAGTACCACAGCTATCGGCCACTGCACGGGGTGCCGATTCAGACCCCGCTTGTCGAAGGACAACGCAGATGGCTTGCCGAGCACTGGCGCGTCCATCGCGAGCCGAGCGCCTGA
- a CDS encoding YajQ family cyclic di-GMP-binding protein, with amino-acid sequence MADSSFDIVSKVDRQEVDNALNQAAKEISQRFDFKNVGAYIGWSGEQIEMRANTEERVNAILDVFQSKLIKRNISLKAFDAGEPKLSGKEYKIVGSTQEGISQENAKKVSKIIRDEGPKSVKAQIQGDELRVSSKSRDDLQEVIALLKGKDLDFAIQFVNYR; translated from the coding sequence TTGGCTGACTCCTCTTTCGACATCGTGTCCAAGGTCGACCGCCAGGAGGTCGACAACGCGCTGAACCAGGCGGCGAAGGAGATCTCGCAGAGGTTCGACTTCAAGAACGTCGGGGCGTACATCGGGTGGTCGGGTGAGCAGATCGAGATGCGCGCCAACACCGAAGAGCGCGTGAACGCGATCCTGGACGTTTTCCAGTCGAAGCTGATCAAGCGGAACATCTCGCTCAAGGCGTTCGACGCCGGCGAGCCGAAGCTCTCCGGCAAGGAGTACAAGATCGTCGGCTCGACGCAGGAAGGCATCTCGCAGGAGAACGCGAAGAAGGTCTCGAAGATCATCCGGGACGAGGGGCCGAAGAGCGTCAAGGCCCAGATCCAGGGCGACGAGCTGCGTGTCAGCTCGAAGAGCCGGGACGACCTGCAGGAGGTCATCGCGCTGCTCAAGGGCAAGGACCTCGACTTCGCGATCCAGTTCGTGAACTACCGGTAG